The following coding sequences are from one Ramlibacter henchirensis window:
- a CDS encoding MerR family transcriptional regulator has translation MATTYTISDLAREFDLTTRAMRFYEDMGLLQPERSGPGGRNRIYSARDRTRLKLTLRAKRLGLSLSEAREIIDMYDSPRDTGPQLKKFLAILSQHRKQLEEQMADLQSNLDEVRVHEREARALLSRLEKEKDKDSGRARQA, from the coding sequence ATGGCCACCACCTACACGATCAGCGATCTGGCACGGGAGTTCGACCTCACGACCCGCGCGATGCGCTTCTACGAGGACATGGGACTGCTGCAGCCCGAGCGCTCCGGCCCCGGCGGGCGCAACCGCATCTACAGCGCGCGCGACCGCACGCGGCTCAAGCTCACCCTGCGCGCCAAGCGCCTGGGCCTGTCGCTGTCCGAGGCCAGGGAAATCATCGACATGTACGACAGCCCGCGGGACACCGGCCCGCAGCTGAAGAAGTTCCTCGCCATCCTGTCGCAGCACCGCAAGCAGCTGGAAGAGCAGATGGCCGACCTGCAGTCCAACCTGGACGAGGTGAGGGTCCACGAGCGCGAAGCGCGGGCGCTGCTGTCGCGGCTGGAGAAGGAAAAGGACAAGGACAGCGGACGGGCCCGGCAGGCATAA
- a CDS encoding PaaI family thioesterase: MPDAPVFQPADPGFEARVRASFARQTAMTTIGATMVRAEPGEVEVQLPWAAHLTQQHGFLHGGIIGAALDSACGYAGSTLMPAEVGVLSIEYKINFVAPARGQRFRMVGTVVKPGRTITVVEGRAFAVEDGREKLVATMSTTLMVVAGRDDVKH, encoded by the coding sequence ATGCCCGACGCTCCCGTTTTCCAGCCTGCCGATCCCGGTTTCGAAGCGCGCGTGCGCGCCAGCTTCGCGCGGCAGACCGCGATGACGACGATCGGCGCGACCATGGTTCGGGCAGAGCCCGGCGAAGTCGAGGTCCAGCTGCCCTGGGCCGCGCACCTGACGCAGCAGCACGGCTTCCTGCACGGCGGCATCATCGGCGCCGCGCTCGACTCGGCCTGCGGCTATGCGGGTTCCACCCTGATGCCGGCCGAAGTGGGCGTCCTCAGCATCGAATACAAGATCAACTTCGTCGCGCCCGCGCGCGGCCAGCGCTTCCGGATGGTGGGCACGGTGGTCAAGCCGGGCCGCACCATCACCGTCGTCGAGGGACGCGCCTTCGCCGTCGAGGACGGCCGCGAGAAGCTCGTCGCCACGATGAGCACGACGCTGATGGTCGTCGCCGGCCGCGACGACGTGAAACATTGA